The proteins below are encoded in one region of Juglans microcarpa x Juglans regia isolate MS1-56 chromosome 4D, Jm3101_v1.0, whole genome shotgun sequence:
- the LOC121259484 gene encoding LOW QUALITY PROTEIN: cytokinin dehydrogenase 5-like (The sequence of the model RefSeq protein was modified relative to this genomic sequence to represent the inferred CDS: inserted 4 bases in 3 codons; deleted 2 bases in 1 codon), with amino-acid sequence MATTRLLLTFAIYRLIVTVGLTVEPTELLRLGVDGQLSVDPADMETASLDFGMMXAERKPLAVFHPASAEDIARLIRAAYGSARGFFVSAXGHGHSINGQAQATKGLVIEMSGLGRQLGSGKPALARVSEEESYVDVWXGELWIDVLRATLEHGLAPKSWTDYLYLSVGGTLSNAGISGQAFNHGPQISNVYELDVVTGKGELLTCSEEQNSALFHAVLGGLGQFGIITRARIPLEPSPQRVRWIRALYSNFSAFTKDQEFLISLHAHPAAQKFDYVEGFVIVDDGLINNWRSSFFSPRNPVKITSFNANGGVLYCLEVTKNYDDSSATRIDQEIEALLEKLDFIPTSVFTTDLPYVDFLDRVHKNELKLRSKGLWDVPHPWLNLFVPKSSIADFDKGVFKGILGNKTSGPILIYPMNRDKWDQRTSVVTPDEDVFYLVAFLRSALDNGDETQTLEYLTQQNRRILKFCEDAGIKMKQYLPHHTAQQDWVDHFGDKWDRFYHKKLEFDPRRILATGQRIFNPSFTTQLASSW; translated from the exons ATGGCTACTACTAGGCTTCTTTTAACGTTTGCTATATATCGACTAATTGTTACTGTTGGACTGACCGTGGAGCCCACGGAGCTTCTCCGGCTGGGAGTCGACGGTCAACTCAGTGTTGACCCGGCTGACATGGAGACAGCTTCGCTTGACTTTGGCATGAT TGCCGAACGGAAGCCGCTAGCCGTTTTCCACCCGGCCTCGGCGGAGGACATCGCCAGGCTCATCCGAGCGGCTTATGGGTCGGCTCGCGGGTTCTTTGTCTCGG AGGGCCACGGGCATTCCATAAACGGGCAGGCTCAGGCAACAAAAGGGCTGGTGATAGAGATGAGCGGCTTA GGTAGGCAACTAGGGTCGGGAAAGCCGGCCCTTGCTCGGGTCTCGGAGGAAGAGAGTTATGTGGACGTGT GAGGGGAACTGTGGATAGACGTGCTAAGGGCAACGCTAGAGCATGGGCTTGCGCCGAAGTCATGGACAGATTACTTGTATCTGTCAGTGGGTGGAACCCTTTCGAATGCTGGGATTAGCGGCCAAGCTTTCAATCATGGACCTCAGATTAGCAATGTCTACGAGCTTGACGTTGTTACAG GCAAGGGAGAGCTATTGACATGTTCGGAAGAGCAAAACTCAGCGCTGTTCCATGCCGTTCTTGGTGGTCTTGGGCAGTTTGGAATCATCACCAGGGCTAGAATTCCTCTTGAACCTTCACCCCAAAGA GTGAGGTGGATCCGAGCACTGTATTCCAATTTTTCCGCTTTTACCAAGGACCAAGAGTTCCTCATCTCTTTGCATGCACACCCTGCTGCCCAGAAATTCGACTATGTCGAGGGTTTTGTGATTGTCGATGATGGGCTCATTAACAACTGGAGATcctctttcttctctcctcGCAACCCTGTCAAAATCACCTCTTTTAATGCTAATGGAGGCGTCCTATATTGCTTGGAGGTCACCAAGAATTACGATGATTCCAGCGCCACCAGAATTGATCAg GAAATAGAGGCTCTGTTGGAAAAATTAGATTTCATACCAACATCGGTCTTCACAACGGACCTCCCTTACGTGGATTTTTTGGACCGGGTCCACAAGAACGAGCTGAAGCTCCGGTCCAAGGGCTTGTGGGATGTGCCGCACCCATGGCTCAACCTTTTTGTCCCAAAATCAAGCATTGCTGACTTCGACAAGGGTGTGttcaagggcattttgggaaataAGACGAGCGGGCCCATCCTCATCTACCCCATGAACAGAGACAA GTGGGACCAGAGGACGTCGGTGGTGACACCGGACGAGGACGTGTTTTACCTTGTGGCGTTTCTGAGGTCGGCTTTGGACAATGGAGACGAGACCCAGACGTTGGAGTACTTGACCCAACAGAACCGTCGGATCCTCAAATTCTGCGAGGATGCGGGGATCAAGATGAAACAGTACCTGCCCCACCACACCGCACAACAGGACTGGGTGGACCACTTCGGAGATAAGTGGGACCGGTTTTATCACAAGAAGCTGGAGTTCGACCCCCGTCGCATTTTAGCCACTGGCCAGCGTATTTTTAACCCCTCCTTTACTACTCAACTGGCTTCCTCCTGGTGA